The region CTTTTGCTTTCATTTGGAAACTGGCATGGCGAAATGATGGCATGACCAGGTCGTCAACTTTGCTCTCCAAATCGGTGGAAAGTTTATTCTCTGCGGCTTCATAAAAACGCGGTTGGTGGAAATTATTCATGTCCAGACCGATGATGAATAACCGCTTGAAGCCGAGGAAAGTAAGGATCTGCAGCGCCCAGTAAATAACGGTGCCGGCATCAAAGATGCCGCTGCGAATATCGTGATTGAACGCGATGTCTTTTCGGCCATCGGCAAAAGCGACGTCGCGATTGTCGCGGTAAGCCGTCCACAGTTCATCATGGGTAATTCTGGGCCGATAAATTTTAAATGCGGCGTCTTCGATCACGGCGAAACGGCACTTCACCCGTTCCAGGGTGAATCTGTCGATGATTTTCGCCACGCCGTGCACCGTGGTGAACAAGGTTAGCCGCTCGTCAGCGATAATACGGCCGATGATTTCCGGTTTCTGGTCGATAAATCCCATATCCACAATGACATAGAATCTAAAGTCGACGCGGTCTTGCAGGGAGTAGGCGCCGTTGACCCCCATCGCAGGCATCGGGGGGAATTTTTCCAGGCAAAGGTTTTTCACTGACGGGCCGGTAGCCGTCAACAGGATGTCGCCGGAAAAATGCCCCTGTAGCGTAGCCAGTTGCGCCATCGGCACCTGTTGTCGTTTGTAGTGCAGCGCGACGATTTCCCCGCTGGCGGCGCGCTTAATCTTTACGTAGGGCCAGAGATTCTCGTTATGCCGAAAGGGTCTGGCATGCGTATAACGATATATTTGCTTGAAAAAAGTTCCCATTACACCGGCATCCTGTCGTGAATCAGCGCCGCGACGTGCTGTGCGGAGATATCCGCCATGCTATTGCCTGACTCTGGTCGGCAGGCATATTGATTTTGCCCATAGCCGCCGATCAACCCCGGATCCGTCGGGCCGAACAGCGTAATGTTAGGCCTGTCGAGCGCCGCGGTCAGGTGGCTGAGACCGGTATCGACCGAGACCACGCCTTTCGCGCCTGCCAGCACCTCGGCGACCTGCTGCAGGCTGAGTTTTGGCAGCACCTCTACGTGCGGGAAGCCTTCCGCCAAACGCAGCGCGCGCAGGCGTTCGTGTTCCGCGCCCCATGGCAATTTGATCTTCAGCCCGCTTGGCGCTATCAGCTCAATCAATTCGCGCCAGTGCGACTCAGGCCAATGTTTCTCATCGCGGGTCGTCGCGTGCAAAAACACCAGGTATTGCCCGGCATCGGCCGGCAGGTGGCTGAGAAAGCGCGCCGCAATGGCGTAATCGCCGTAGCTTTCCGGCTTGTCGTAGCCCAGGCTTTTGGCAAACAGCTCACGGGTGCGCTCTACGGCGTGCTGCTGTTTTTCGATCTCATGACGGTGGTTGTAGAACCAGCTGGCAAAGGGTTCGCGGGCGCTCTTGGCATCCTGGCCGTGCTTGCTGCCTTTGGCGATGCGGGTGATCAAGGCGGCGCTCTTGATTAACCCCTGGGCGTCGATCACCGCGTCGTAGGTGCGCTCCTGCACCAGACGTTTAAAATCGCAACGCTCCTGACGGGTCTCGCTGCCAAACCAGTTTTTGCGCCAGCGGCGGATCGCCACCGGGATCACGCGGTCTACTGCCGGGTGCCAGGTGGGGATCTGGCTGAACCCTTCCTCCACCACCCAATCGAAGCGGATGCCGGGGATCGCCCGCATGGCGTCGGTCAACGCCGGTAGCGTATGGAGCACGTCTCCCATCGAGGAGGTTTTTACAATCAACACCTGCATGCTTACTTATTCCTCGCTGGCGGCAAGTAACGGCGTCAGCGCGTCCAACACCTGCTGTGGCTGAATATCGATCAGGCTCTGATGGTAACCCTGATCGGCATCGCCTTTGCGTATCTTATGGTAACCACGGATTTTGCGGATCACTTTGGCCTTATCGGACAGCGGCGGCGTGAAATCCGGGCTGCTTGGCCCGTACAAGGCTATCAGCGGCTTATTCAAGGCCGCTGCAACGTGCATCAGGCCTGAGTCGTTGCTGACCACGGCCTGGCAGGACGCCAGCAGGATCACGGCCTGTTCCAGCTGGGTTTCCCCAGCCAGATTCATGCAAAATCCTCGGGCGTCGTCATCCAGCGCCGCGCGGATTTGTTCGCCCGCTTCGTGATCCTTGGCGGAGCCGAACAGGGCGATTTGATAACCCTGGTCGATCAGCATCTGGGCCAACCGGGCGTAGTGGTAGTGCGGCCAGCGTTTGGCC is a window of Serratia plymuthica DNA encoding:
- a CDS encoding sugar glycosyltransferase; translated protein: MGTFFKQIYRYTHARPFRHNENLWPYVKIKRAASGEIVALHYKRQQVPMAQLATLQGHFSGDILLTATGPSVKNLCLEKFPPMPAMGVNGAYSLQDRVDFRFYVIVDMGFIDQKPEIIGRIIADERLTLFTTVHGVAKIIDRFTLERVKCRFAVIEDAAFKIYRPRITHDELWTAYRDNRDVAFADGRKDIAFNHDIRSGIFDAGTVIYWALQILTFLGFKRLFIIGLDMNNFHQPRFYEAAENKLSTDLESKVDDLVMPSFRHASFQMKAKDITVKNLSVTSAISNEIFEKADPDALFK
- the rfaC gene encoding lipopolysaccharide heptosyltransferase RfaC, producing the protein MQVLIVKTSSMGDVLHTLPALTDAMRAIPGIRFDWVVEEGFSQIPTWHPAVDRVIPVAIRRWRKNWFGSETRQERCDFKRLVQERTYDAVIDAQGLIKSAALITRIAKGSKHGQDAKSAREPFASWFYNHRHEIEKQQHAVERTRELFAKSLGYDKPESYGDYAIAARFLSHLPADAGQYLVFLHATTRDEKHWPESHWRELIELIAPSGLKIKLPWGAEHERLRALRLAEGFPHVEVLPKLSLQQVAEVLAGAKGVVSVDTGLSHLTAALDRPNITLFGPTDPGLIGGYGQNQYACRPESGNSMADISAQHVAALIHDRMPV